In the genome of Bacillus sp. Marseille-P3661, one region contains:
- a CDS encoding nitroreductase family protein: MTVKEYKDYEFLLDLIKNRSSIRRLKSDPIPQGLTEKVVEAGRWAMSGANSQPWEFIIVRDPEKKKAICDAYKEVNIDYAYWMEQQRIPELRHPSFHLADYSPDPYEQLAHIKSRSQWHEAPEIIVVIGDGRRQWGTVMAGHTFGRDQTHLTDGLANCCQIMHLTAASLGLGTQWITVHIQDMYKRILNIPDIYTIYLIIPIGYPAVEPKRGVRRDLEDMVHYDSYDHNKYMSNEQILDYLAGLRGKTIEKYRTSYGEGKNK; the protein is encoded by the coding sequence ATGACAGTAAAGGAATATAAGGATTATGAATTTTTATTAGATTTAATAAAAAATAGAAGTAGTATTCGACGTTTGAAGTCAGATCCAATTCCACAGGGACTTACGGAAAAAGTTGTCGAAGCCGGTAGATGGGCAATGTCTGGAGCAAATTCTCAACCATGGGAATTTATCATTGTGCGTGATCCTGAAAAGAAAAAGGCGATTTGTGATGCGTATAAAGAGGTGAATATTGATTATGCCTATTGGATGGAGCAGCAACGGATTCCTGAGTTAAGACATCCATCTTTCCACTTAGCCGATTATAGCCCGGATCCTTATGAACAACTCGCACATATTAAAAGTCGTAGCCAGTGGCATGAGGCACCAGAGATCATTGTCGTTATTGGTGACGGACGTCGTCAATGGGGGACTGTAATGGCAGGACATACCTTTGGACGTGATCAAACACATCTGACGGATGGATTAGCTAATTGTTGTCAAATTATGCATTTAACTGCAGCATCACTTGGTTTAGGTACACAATGGATTACAGTCCATATTCAGGATATGTATAAGCGAATCTTAAATATCCCTGACATTTATACGATTTACTTGATTATTCCGATTGGGTATCCAGCAGTTGAGCCAAAACGAGGAGTAAGACGTGATCTTGAAGATATGGTTCATTATGATAGTTATGATCACAATAAATACATGAGCAATGAACAAATTTTAGATTATCTTGCAGGACTTCGCGGTAAAACGATCGAAAAGTATAGAACGTCCTATGGTGAAGGTAAAAATAAATAA
- a CDS encoding M24 family metallopeptidase — MIDRKVIDSMLLPRMNDYINKMKEKQLDYLFVYFNGLHSFLEPNQVFLLSGFKSIGECMLIVSAKGESTLIVSPSWDVERAKETSKTTNVVGTDHLVSTFIDLLTTENALFTTTGFIGIDSINPESYSRISAYFSNEINEVTDDFKSLTDTKSDEEIENARKATWIAERGYEKVLEIAKPGMYDYQLAGELVSYMKSLGADDNFLLMSASQHNQAVRPPGRRRLEKGDIILAEISPSFKGQFSQICRSVVLGDNNLELLTEKYNLLVHAMKKGIEVAKPGNKMSDVVRAINEPIIDAGYGEYCVPPYMRVRGHSLGLSSLLPGDVSITNETILKEGMFFVIHPNQYIPETGYLLCGEPVLITSKGAEPLTRRLSNLDSIRC; from the coding sequence ATGATCGATAGAAAAGTCATAGATTCAATGCTTTTGCCACGAATGAATGACTATATAAATAAAATGAAAGAGAAACAACTAGACTATTTATTTGTATATTTTAATGGTTTGCACTCATTCTTAGAGCCTAATCAAGTTTTTTTATTGAGTGGTTTTAAGTCCATCGGCGAATGTATGTTAATAGTCAGTGCAAAAGGTGAATCAACATTAATCGTTTCACCATCATGGGATGTAGAAAGGGCTAAAGAAACCTCCAAAACAACAAATGTGGTTGGAACGGATCATCTAGTTTCTACATTTATAGATCTCTTAACAACAGAAAATGCATTATTTACGACTACTGGTTTCATTGGGATCGACAGCATCAATCCTGAAAGTTATTCAAGGATTTCTGCATATTTCTCTAATGAAATAAATGAAGTAACAGATGATTTCAAGAGTTTAACAGATACAAAAAGTGATGAGGAAATTGAAAATGCAAGAAAAGCTACTTGGATAGCAGAACGTGGCTATGAAAAAGTTTTAGAAATCGCAAAACCAGGAATGTATGATTACCAATTAGCAGGAGAACTCGTTAGCTATATGAAATCTCTAGGTGCTGATGATAACTTTTTATTAATGAGTGCATCCCAGCACAATCAAGCCGTTAGACCGCCTGGTCGACGTCGATTAGAAAAAGGAGATATTATCCTAGCTGAAATCTCACCTAGTTTTAAAGGACAATTTAGCCAGATATGCCGAAGTGTGGTTCTGGGCGACAATAATCTTGAACTCTTAACCGAAAAGTACAATCTACTAGTTCATGCGATGAAAAAAGGGATTGAAGTAGCTAAACCTGGTAATAAGATGTCCGATGTTGTAAGAGCCATAAATGAACCAATTATCGACGCAGGTTATGGAGAATATTGTGTGCCACCTTATATGAGGGTTCGTGGTCATAGTTTAGGTCTCAGCTCGTTATTACCAGGAGATGTATCAATAACCAATGAGACTATATTAAAAGAAGGAATGTTTTTTGTTATCCATCCTAATCAGTACATTCCAGAAACGGGGTATTTATTATGCGGGGAACCTGTATTAATAACTTCAAAGGGTGCTGAACCACTGACTAGAAGGCTTTCAAACTTAGATTCTATTCGTTGTTAA
- a CDS encoding hydantoinase B/oxoprolinase family protein translates to MSKVYEQTIDPVTLEVIRNALPAISNEMSADLQRASYNMMVYEVRDYCCALIDKKGRLISQNLGGVSHFVADLGVIIEDAMKKYGEHGFEKGDVLITNHQGVAGQHLNNIVIYTPIFDKDELFCFAMVRAHWMDVGGLSTGFGGGVKITDPWMEGLQLDQLKIIEAGKYNQTLLQIIKDNIRYPESSLGDMRAQIASCALAERRIEELFTKYGSEKVQYYIETIFSKTEEKCRKIISQIPNGEYEAESWIDDDGYTTNDPVRIHARVVVRDDNMTIDFSGCSAQRKGAINSRSLAGAVVAFKAITTPLDPVNEGSFRALEVVIPEGNVMMAKYPAPMAKWSIILPTVIDTVLKALAPALPDKIPAAHMGYLGGTIVCFGQDPRTNKRFVLQSIEGGGWGGRPHEDGESASVSVCQGDVRNAPIESIEIKAPVLIEERVLRTDSGGAGKNRGGLGLDVRVRNLVEVQWNLTQGRRRQCPPWGLWGGKEGANSDYLLKLPNEDTWNSVDVYRYTVPKDTEVIVRTPGGGGWGSPLEREVEKVQLDVKEGYISLEKARTDYGVVLNPTDLSVDEKATENLRQNMKKGME, encoded by the coding sequence ATGAGTAAAGTTTATGAACAAACTATAGATCCCGTTACATTGGAAGTTATAAGAAATGCGCTGCCAGCTATATCAAATGAAATGTCAGCAGATCTACAGCGGGCATCTTATAACATGATGGTATATGAAGTTCGTGATTATTGCTGTGCCTTAATAGATAAAAAAGGACGCTTAATTTCACAAAACTTAGGTGGCGTATCACATTTTGTTGCTGATTTAGGCGTTATTATTGAGGATGCCATGAAAAAGTACGGGGAACATGGCTTTGAAAAAGGTGATGTATTAATCACAAATCACCAAGGTGTTGCTGGTCAGCACTTAAATAATATTGTCATCTATACACCAATTTTTGATAAAGATGAACTATTCTGTTTTGCAATGGTTCGTGCTCATTGGATGGATGTGGGTGGCTTGAGCACTGGATTTGGCGGTGGCGTAAAAATAACGGACCCGTGGATGGAAGGTTTACAGCTTGATCAATTGAAGATAATTGAAGCAGGCAAATATAATCAAACACTATTACAAATTATCAAGGATAATATCCGATATCCAGAATCATCCCTAGGAGATATGAGAGCACAAATTGCTTCATGCGCTTTGGCAGAACGACGAATAGAAGAATTATTTACAAAATATGGATCAGAGAAAGTTCAATATTATATTGAAACGATTTTTTCAAAAACCGAAGAAAAATGCAGAAAAATAATTTCCCAAATTCCTAATGGTGAATATGAGGCTGAATCATGGATTGATGATGATGGCTATACAACAAATGATCCAGTACGAATTCACGCACGGGTGGTAGTACGTGATGATAATATGACAATTGATTTTTCCGGATGTTCGGCTCAACGAAAGGGAGCCATAAATTCAAGATCATTGGCGGGGGCAGTAGTAGCCTTCAAGGCGATAACCACGCCACTCGATCCAGTAAATGAAGGATCATTTAGAGCATTAGAGGTTGTCATTCCAGAAGGAAATGTCATGATGGCAAAATATCCTGCTCCGATGGCAAAATGGAGTATTATTTTACCTACTGTTATTGATACCGTATTAAAAGCTTTAGCACCTGCATTACCAGATAAGATCCCGGCGGCACATATGGGCTATCTAGGAGGAACGATTGTATGTTTCGGTCAAGATCCTCGAACGAATAAAAGGTTTGTATTACAAAGTATTGAAGGAGGCGGATGGGGAGGAAGACCCCATGAAGATGGTGAATCAGCTTCAGTTTCTGTTTGTCAAGGTGATGTACGGAATGCGCCGATCGAAAGTATTGAAATAAAAGCTCCTGTTTTAATAGAAGAAAGAGTATTAAGAACAGATTCAGGTGGAGCTGGTAAGAATCGTGGCGGGCTTGGGTTAGATGTTCGTGTAAGAAATTTGGTTGAAGTTCAATGGAATCTGACACAAGGCCGAAGACGCCAATGTCCACCATGGGGGCTTTGGGGTGGAAAGGAAGGCGCAAACTCTGATTATTTATTAAAACTGCCTAATGAAGACACTTGGAATAGTGTGGACGTCTATCGCTATACGGTTCCTAAAGATACAGAAGTTATTGTTCGTACTCCTGGGGGCGGTGGCTGGGGGTCTCCACTAGAAAGAGAGGTTGAAAAGGTTCAACTAGATGTGAAAGAAGGCTATATTTCTCTGGAAAAAGCGAGAACAGATTACGGTGTTGTATTGAATCCAACTGATCTATCTGTAGATGAAAAAGCAACCGAAAATCTTCGTCAAAATATGAAAAAAGGAATGGAGTAA
- a CDS encoding hydantoinase/oxoprolinase family protein has protein sequence MSIYLGVDIGGTFTDLIAFDQDSGELYHAKRPTTYNDLVEGIINCTQKSGVSLKKTDNVVHGTTIAINTVIEQTGARTALITTRGTRDVYRLGRGNRPEAYNLFFHRPKPLVSRELTYEVKGRMLADGSELEPLDLKEIEELCNELRNQKIESVAVCFIHAYANPEHEKIVGEIIRQQLPECYVSLSHEILREYREYERTSTTVLNSYVGPKVSNYINRLEDKIGTFGFNGNLSIMQSNGGIMSPTTAAAKPVNMMESGPVGGIIASAEVGRALGFNNVIAFDMGGTTAKASLIQESQPIMSEMYYIGGYASGQPVMIPVVDVVEVGTGGGSIAWLDEVGALKVGPQSAGSDPAPISYGKGGTEPTFTDANVVLGRIGAEDFLGGDMPLDKESAEKGLKAKIADPLDLDTLRAAHAIFQIAIANMSLAVREVSVERGNDPRDFVLVASGGAGPLSAVAIAKELHIPKVIIPRYPAHFSAIGMLLTDQKHDFVRTHYSELENVNFEDLLQIHNEMIQEAKDLIASESITTKEVEFQAFLDIRYVGQEFTLAVPVSETDIKQADIQTIRSSFDEIHDKRFGHKAPDEKVEIVNIRLTVTGKRNKPKFSEIQTGVQEPQPKYRPVYFDDMTTPVNCPVYYRDTLPAGFRFSGPALVQEYASTTVIYDQDVCEVSGTGELIISIGGI, from the coding sequence ATGAGTATTTATTTAGGGGTAGATATAGGTGGAACATTTACAGATCTGATTGCATTCGACCAAGACTCTGGGGAGTTATATCATGCAAAGAGACCTACAACGTATAACGATTTAGTAGAAGGAATTATAAATTGTACACAAAAAAGCGGGGTTAGTCTTAAAAAGACAGATAACGTTGTACATGGAACAACGATTGCGATTAATACTGTTATCGAACAAACGGGTGCTCGTACAGCGCTAATTACTACAAGGGGGACAAGGGATGTTTATCGCTTAGGTAGGGGAAATCGTCCTGAGGCATATAATTTATTCTTTCATAGACCGAAACCGCTTGTTTCAAGAGAATTAACGTATGAAGTAAAAGGGAGAATGCTAGCGGATGGGTCAGAGCTTGAACCATTAGATCTAAAAGAAATTGAAGAACTTTGCAATGAACTCCGAAATCAAAAAATTGAGTCAGTGGCGGTTTGTTTTATTCATGCATATGCCAATCCAGAGCATGAAAAGATTGTGGGAGAAATTATTAGACAACAATTACCAGAGTGCTATGTATCTTTATCACATGAAATCCTACGAGAGTATAGAGAATATGAAAGAACATCAACAACCGTTCTTAACTCATATGTAGGACCTAAAGTAAGCAATTATATTAATAGATTAGAAGACAAAATAGGAACATTTGGATTTAATGGAAATCTATCTATTATGCAATCAAATGGCGGGATTATGTCACCAACAACAGCTGCTGCCAAGCCTGTAAATATGATGGAATCTGGCCCGGTTGGAGGCATAATCGCTTCAGCTGAAGTAGGTAGAGCGCTCGGTTTTAATAATGTAATCGCTTTCGACATGGGAGGTACAACCGCGAAGGCAAGTCTTATTCAGGAGAGTCAGCCGATCATGTCTGAAATGTATTATATCGGTGGGTATGCAAGTGGCCAGCCTGTTATGATCCCGGTTGTAGATGTCGTTGAGGTTGGAACTGGCGGTGGTAGTATTGCATGGCTTGATGAAGTAGGAGCTTTGAAGGTAGGGCCGCAAAGTGCAGGATCTGATCCAGCTCCAATTAGTTATGGCAAAGGTGGAACAGAGCCTACCTTTACAGATGCAAATGTTGTTTTAGGGCGCATAGGTGCTGAGGATTTCCTAGGTGGAGACATGCCGCTTGACAAAGAGTCAGCAGAAAAAGGGTTAAAAGCCAAAATTGCTGATCCTCTAGACCTAGACACTTTACGTGCAGCACATGCTATTTTTCAAATTGCTATTGCCAATATGTCATTAGCAGTTCGTGAAGTTTCAGTAGAAAGAGGGAATGATCCGCGAGATTTCGTATTAGTGGCATCAGGTGGTGCTGGTCCTTTAAGTGCAGTGGCCATTGCAAAAGAATTACATATTCCGAAAGTAATCATACCACGCTACCCAGCCCATTTTTCCGCAATCGGTATGCTTTTAACGGATCAAAAACATGATTTTGTACGAACACATTATAGTGAATTAGAGAATGTTAACTTTGAAGATTTATTACAAATCCATAATGAAATGATTCAAGAGGCTAAAGATCTTATAGCTAGTGAATCAATTACAACAAAAGAAGTGGAATTCCAAGCATTCTTAGATATTCGCTATGTTGGTCAAGAGTTTACCCTTGCTGTACCAGTCAGTGAGACAGACATTAAACAAGCGGACATTCAAACCATTCGTTCTTCGTTTGATGAAATTCATGATAAAAGATTCGGGCATAAGGCACCAGATGAAAAAGTTGAAATTGTTAATATCCGCTTAACTGTTACAGGAAAACGAAATAAACCTAAGTTTTCTGAAATACAAACAGGCGTCCAAGAGCCACAACCAAAATATCGTCCGGTTTATTTTGATGACATGACAACGCCAGTGAATTGTCCGGTTTATTACCGTGATACTTTACCTGCTGGTTTCCGTTTTTCTGGACCAGCATTAGTTCAAGAATACGCGTCTACAACAGTTATTTATGATCAAGATGTATGTGAGGTTAGCGGAACAGGAGAGCTAATTATTAGCATAGGAGGTATTTAA
- a CDS encoding LysR family transcriptional regulator, with product MFESTIHRLRIFQTVVESGSFSAASRRLNITQPSISAHIQALEQELGKSLFIRTPGKKSKLTETGEILYTYAIDVISKTEQFINNIQKLNSKEKSVSVAAQRNIANHLLPNHLASFSRTHPDFEIIMYSQTQDTVINHVLEGKADLGLIMTLGSVEGLYSEILIYEDLEFVVGPSHELATQDNIDPKMLEQYSFVGALKASNHARMIDLALQKIGINNYRMDLQVQDSKSMIEIVKKGVGIATVPTFGVERELETGELISLPLSCEKTAIEIRLIYNPRIKMSDEARLFMVYLRGKISHSIY from the coding sequence ATGTTCGAATCAACTATTCATAGGCTTAGGATTTTTCAAACAGTTGTCGAGTCTGGTAGTTTCAGCGCTGCCTCAAGGAGACTGAATATTACACAACCATCCATTAGTGCACATATTCAGGCACTTGAACAGGAGTTAGGAAAATCACTCTTTATCCGAACACCAGGAAAGAAATCAAAACTTACTGAGACAGGAGAAATTTTGTATACATATGCTATCGATGTTATTTCGAAAACGGAACAGTTCATTAATAATATTCAAAAACTAAACAGTAAAGAAAAATCAGTATCCGTAGCAGCACAGCGTAATATTGCAAATCATTTATTGCCTAACCATCTAGCTTCCTTTTCTAGAACACATCCAGATTTCGAAATCATTATGTACAGTCAGACACAAGATACCGTGATCAACCATGTCCTAGAAGGGAAAGCGGATCTTGGATTAATCATGACTCTTGGATCCGTTGAAGGATTATATTCTGAAATATTAATTTATGAGGATTTAGAATTTGTTGTTGGGCCATCTCATGAATTAGCTACACAAGACAACATTGATCCTAAAATGCTTGAACAATATTCTTTTGTAGGAGCACTGAAAGCATCAAATCATGCTAGAATGATTGATTTAGCACTGCAGAAGATAGGGATCAATAACTATAGGATGGATTTACAAGTTCAAGATTCAAAATCGATGATTGAAATTGTTAAAAAAGGGGTTGGCATTGCAACTGTTCCTACTTTTGGTGTAGAACGAGAACTCGAAACAGGTGAGCTCATTAGTCTACCACTTAGCTGTGAAAAAACAGCTATTGAAATTCGTCTAATTTATAATCCTAGAATAAAAATGTCTGACGAAGCGAGACTATTTATGGTTTATTTGCGAGGGAAAATTAGTCATTCTATATATTAA
- a CDS encoding sulfurtransferase TusA family protein encodes MDHTTHLLGITPTQELDLGDIPVGTEFFLLLKNALDRLANGEVLEVKSIFPHAKDDLIGWCRIRGNSFLNAMDAGDHYRYLIRKGNKNELDQPDWGIKIPTRKGSYLDIRDWFEGRIGNLLDEAPSYIGFVPRGAVQEPGVPDFGFTLNRKDEVWADNLLDLYEQAKESQWNATTDIQWDQLPELPEELEWAVCQIMTFLAENEYSALYIPAKSMAKINPHYIEVMMYLSTLVNDEARHIEAFMKRAVANGGGLQYSSSLTERSLHSLFIQEDYFKSSFLLHVLGEGTFLDLLNYIEEYAPDPVTKKIVNLAKIDEGRHVSYGIGHVRHILKNNPHMVKFLIEAAEERNQYLEGAGTQENTHLMEALAILGGGGRSPKQLKKGFECVKKLKDVMYEHRIQRMLQIGIDLESAQKISTSHTPNFM; translated from the coding sequence ATGGATCATACCACCCATTTACTGGGTATTACACCAACTCAAGAGTTAGACTTAGGTGATATTCCGGTCGGCACTGAATTTTTTTTGTTATTAAAAAATGCATTAGATCGTTTAGCAAATGGCGAAGTGCTTGAGGTTAAGAGCATCTTTCCGCATGCAAAAGATGATTTAATCGGCTGGTGTCGCATCCGTGGCAATTCTTTTCTAAATGCCATGGACGCAGGTGACCATTATCGGTACTTGATTAGAAAAGGAAATAAAAATGAATTAGATCAACCTGATTGGGGTATTAAAATCCCAACTCGAAAAGGTTCATACTTAGATATTCGTGATTGGTTTGAAGGTAGAATTGGAAACTTGCTTGATGAAGCACCTTCCTACATTGGATTTGTGCCACGAGGAGCTGTCCAAGAACCCGGCGTTCCTGATTTTGGTTTTACCTTAAATCGAAAAGACGAGGTTTGGGCTGATAATTTACTAGATTTATATGAGCAAGCAAAGGAAAGTCAATGGAATGCCACAACTGATATCCAATGGGATCAACTTCCAGAGCTTCCTGAAGAATTAGAGTGGGCGGTATGCCAAATCATGACTTTTTTAGCGGAAAATGAATATTCAGCATTGTATATCCCCGCAAAGTCAATGGCAAAAATTAACCCCCACTATATTGAAGTCATGATGTATTTATCAACGCTTGTTAATGATGAAGCTAGACATATCGAAGCCTTCATGAAGCGTGCTGTTGCTAACGGAGGTGGGCTCCAATATTCATCAAGTTTGACTGAACGATCTTTACATAGCTTATTCATTCAAGAAGATTATTTTAAATCGTCGTTTTTACTTCATGTGCTTGGTGAGGGTACTTTCTTAGATTTATTAAATTATATTGAAGAATACGCACCGGACCCTGTCACAAAAAAGATTGTTAATTTAGCCAAAATTGATGAAGGTCGGCATGTATCATATGGTATAGGACATGTACGTCATATCTTAAAAAACAACCCACATATGGTGAAATTTTTAATAGAAGCGGCAGAAGAACGCAACCAATACCTAGAAGGTGCTGGTACGCAAGAAAATACTCATTTAATGGAAGCATTGGCCATTCTAGGCGGTGGCGGGCGATCTCCTAAGCAATTAAAAAAAGGGTTTGAATGTGTAAAAAAACTTAAGGATGTTATGTATGAGCATCGTATTCAAAGAATGCTGCAAATTGGCATTGACCTAGAAAGCGCTCAAAAAATTTCGACATCACATACACCTAATTTTATGTAA
- a CDS encoding acyl-CoA dehydrogenase family protein — protein MTVQLNQSPLELVKQVAIDVIAPLAATIDEENRFPKEAFAAFRKNGLLGLLVPKEYGGFGGNLHDLVAVVEVIGESCGSTAMCYLMHSCATYVIASNPTTEELKDYLKAIAKGEKIGTLAFSETGTGAHFYKPEITASFHGEHLLLNGRKSFVTNGDETDFLIVITNASSEELGLDMVVVDSKSAGVRFDGSWEGIGLRGNNSIECELSGVKVPITHIVGKEGDGFGLIFSAVAPSFVLGSSGATTGLARGAYKAALNHATNRKYASGQSLADITAIQYYLAEMFGHVETASTFVHDAAKKADAGEETAMLSVMQAKIVACENANLVTNKAMQVCGGKGYSKALPVERYLRDARAGSVMAPTVEILKEWIGKSVAGIPLF, from the coding sequence ATGACTGTTCAATTAAATCAATCACCACTAGAACTTGTAAAACAAGTAGCAATTGATGTAATCGCACCACTTGCTGCAACGATTGACGAGGAAAATAGATTTCCTAAAGAAGCTTTTGCAGCATTTAGAAAAAATGGGTTACTTGGATTGTTGGTACCAAAAGAATATGGTGGCTTTGGCGGTAATCTTCATGACTTGGTAGCTGTTGTTGAAGTAATTGGAGAAAGCTGCGGCTCTACTGCTATGTGTTATTTAATGCATTCATGTGCAACCTATGTAATTGCATCCAATCCAACAACTGAAGAATTGAAAGATTACTTAAAAGCGATTGCAAAAGGTGAAAAGATTGGTACATTAGCCTTTAGTGAAACGGGCACTGGTGCACATTTTTACAAACCTGAAATTACTGCATCTTTCCACGGAGAGCACCTTCTACTTAATGGTAGAAAAAGCTTTGTGACCAACGGCGACGAAACAGACTTTCTCATTGTCATCACAAATGCTTCAAGTGAAGAACTTGGCTTAGATATGGTTGTTGTCGATAGTAAGTCAGCTGGTGTCCGTTTCGATGGGTCTTGGGAAGGCATTGGATTACGCGGAAACAACAGTATCGAATGCGAATTATCAGGTGTTAAGGTTCCAATAACACATATTGTTGGAAAAGAAGGCGATGGATTTGGGTTGATTTTTAGCGCAGTTGCTCCTTCATTTGTGCTAGGTTCCTCTGGGGCTACTACTGGTTTAGCGCGTGGCGCATATAAAGCTGCTTTAAATCATGCAACGAATCGAAAGTATGCTAGTGGCCAAAGCTTAGCTGATATTACTGCCATCCAATATTATCTAGCTGAGATGTTTGGTCATGTTGAAACAGCCTCTACTTTTGTTCATGATGCAGCAAAGAAAGCTGATGCTGGCGAGGAAACAGCCATGCTTTCTGTAATGCAGGCTAAAATAGTAGCTTGTGAAAATGCTAATCTTGTAACGAATAAAGCGATGCAGGTTTGCGGCGGCAAAGGCTATAGTAAGGCACTTCCAGTTGAGCGTTATTTACGAGATGCACGTGCAGGATCTGTAATGGCACCGACTGTTGAAATATTAAAAGAATGGATTGGGAAGTCAGTTGCTGGCATTCCCCTATTTTAA
- a CDS encoding phosphate/phosphite/phosphonate ABC transporter substrate-binding protein, which produces MTTKRNLRIGAVAYDPKVIPIWDIIRDYYQKNDFPIDYVLFSNYEAQVEALLGGFVDIAWNTNVAYLKVQQAVEGKAKVLGMRDTDIDFTTRFIARVDKGIQSLEDLKGKRFALGSADSAQAAILPYHFLKTNGINPENDVELIRFNLDVGKHGDTGTSEYEVLRALQTGVADAGAIGENSWIRMLEQGLVGNSEIQCIWTSPGYSHCNFTVLPDFDDNLAQQFTALLFAMDPNQPDIKEMMEMEGLNEWVRAEGKGLDGYKVLQAAMNDQGIKREDLSHTR; this is translated from the coding sequence ATGACTACAAAAAGAAATCTACGTATAGGTGCTGTAGCCTATGATCCAAAGGTTATCCCGATTTGGGATATTATTCGTGATTACTATCAAAAGAATGATTTCCCTATCGATTATGTTTTATTTTCAAATTATGAAGCGCAAGTTGAGGCTTTGCTAGGAGGATTCGTTGATATTGCATGGAATACAAATGTTGCTTATTTAAAAGTGCAACAAGCAGTTGAAGGAAAGGCAAAAGTATTAGGTATGCGCGATACGGATATTGATTTTACAACAAGATTTATCGCCCGAGTCGATAAGGGTATTCAATCATTAGAAGATTTAAAGGGTAAAAGATTTGCATTAGGAAGTGCAGACTCTGCTCAGGCTGCCATTCTTCCCTACCATTTCTTAAAAACAAATGGGATTAATCCCGAGAACGACGTGGAACTTATCCGCTTTAATCTTGATGTTGGAAAACATGGTGATACAGGTACAAGTGAATACGAGGTATTACGTGCATTACAAACGGGTGTTGCAGATGCTGGTGCAATTGGCGAAAACTCTTGGATTCGCATGCTTGAACAAGGTCTTGTCGGTAATAGTGAAATTCAGTGCATTTGGACTTCACCTGGCTATTCGCATTGTAATTTTACTGTTCTCCCTGATTTTGATGATAATCTTGCACAACAATTTACAGCTTTATTATTTGCAATGGACCCTAACCAACCTGATATTAAAGAAATGATGGAAATGGAAGGTCTTAATGAATGGGTACGTGCTGAAGGAAAAGGCTTAGATGGCTATAAAGTTCTTCAGGCCGCTATGAATGACCAAGGTATTAAACGAGAGGATTTATCACATACAAGATAG